Proteins encoded together in one Dechloromonas sp. HYN0024 window:
- a CDS encoding flagellar basal body L-ring protein FlgH, producing the protein MKRLVLLAVVLISACSTTPPTNVHQPMTARPVMRGEPLGGNGAIYQAGYSRPLFEDRRARFVGDTITIKITESTTASAANANKLDKSNSQKASVSALAGLPGKGLSGVNLGATSSTAFSGKGAAANNNVFTGNITVTVIDVMPNGNLLVSGEKQLAIGEEQEFVRVSGVVNPSFVDFSNSIESSKVADARIEYKSAGQISDGQIMGWMARFFLNVLPF; encoded by the coding sequence ATGAAACGTCTGGTTCTGCTGGCGGTTGTGCTGATCAGTGCTTGCTCGACGACGCCGCCGACCAACGTGCATCAGCCGATGACGGCGCGTCCGGTCATGCGTGGTGAGCCGCTTGGCGGCAATGGAGCGATCTATCAGGCCGGTTACAGTCGCCCGCTGTTTGAAGATCGCCGGGCGCGTTTTGTCGGCGATACGATCACCATCAAGATTACGGAAAGCACGACGGCCTCGGCGGCCAATGCCAACAAGCTCGATAAGTCGAATTCCCAGAAGGCTTCCGTCAGTGCGCTCGCCGGCTTGCCCGGCAAAGGCCTGTCGGGGGTGAATCTGGGTGCCACCAGTTCGACCGCCTTTAGCGGCAAGGGTGCGGCTGCCAATAACAATGTGTTTACCGGCAATATTACGGTCACTGTCATCGATGTCATGCCCAACGGCAATTTGCTGGTGTCGGGCGAAAAGCAACTGGCAATTGGCGAGGAACAGGAGTTCGTTCGCGTATCCGGGGTGGTCAATCCGAGCTTTGTGGACTTCTCGAATTCGATTGAATCTTCCAAAGTGGCCGATGCCCGCATCGAATACAAATCGGCCGGCCAGATCAGTGACGGCCAGATCATGGGCTGGATGGCACGATTCTTCCTTAATGTACTGCCATTCTAG
- a CDS encoding flagellar basal body P-ring protein FlgI, translated as MKTFSGKWFRQAAIVTACLLPLCGQPAFAERLKDLASLQGVRNNQLIGYGIVVGLDSTGDQTTQTPFTTQAMGNMLSQLGVNLTAEQATKLQLKNVAAVMITAVMPPFSKPGQNIDITVSSMGNAKSLRGGTLLMTPLKGADGQIYAIAQGNVLVGGVGASSGGSKIAVNHLSAGRIPAGATIERDIQTAVGQGGFVHYELASTDFGTVQNVVEAINRATAPGTARAVDGRRIAVRAPDDIDERISFLGRLESLDVKPAMGSALVVINPRTGSVVMNQKVTLDPCAVAHGSLSVVVDGGNPATGQPADIQVTQGNGSLMNIKAGANLADVVKALNALGANPLDLLAILQAMKAAGALRAELEVI; from the coding sequence ATGAAGACATTTAGCGGCAAATGGTTCCGGCAGGCGGCAATTGTCACCGCTTGCCTGTTGCCGCTTTGCGGCCAGCCGGCTTTTGCCGAGCGCCTCAAGGATCTGGCGTCGTTGCAGGGTGTCCGCAATAACCAGTTGATCGGTTATGGCATCGTGGTTGGCCTCGACAGCACCGGCGACCAGACGACGCAAACACCGTTTACGACGCAGGCGATGGGCAACATGCTGTCGCAGCTGGGCGTCAATCTGACTGCCGAGCAGGCCACCAAGCTGCAACTGAAGAATGTCGCCGCAGTCATGATTACCGCCGTCATGCCGCCGTTTTCGAAGCCGGGACAGAACATCGACATTACCGTCTCGTCGATGGGCAATGCGAAAAGTCTGCGTGGCGGCACGCTGCTGATGACCCCGCTGAAGGGGGCGGACGGACAGATTTATGCCATTGCCCAGGGCAACGTCCTGGTCGGTGGTGTTGGTGCCTCCTCGGGCGGCTCGAAAATAGCGGTTAACCATCTTTCGGCGGGAAGAATCCCGGCCGGGGCGACCATCGAGCGTGATATCCAGACGGCGGTCGGGCAGGGTGGCTTCGTCCATTACGAACTGGCCAGCACCGATTTTGGAACCGTCCAGAACGTTGTCGAGGCGATCAACCGGGCGACTGCCCCGGGGACGGCGCGTGCCGTTGATGGCCGACGTATTGCCGTGCGTGCGCCGGACGATATCGATGAGCGCATTTCCTTCCTCGGGCGTCTTGAGAGTCTGGATGTCAAGCCGGCCATGGGCAGCGCCCTGGTGGTCATCAATCCGCGTACCGGTTCCGTGGTCATGAATCAGAAAGTGACGCTCGATCCCTGTGCTGTCGCCCATGGCAGCCTATCAGTGGTGGTCGATGGCGGTAATCCGGCAACCGGTCAGCCGGCCGATATTCAAGTCACGCAGGGCAACGGCAGCTTGATGAACATCAAGGCCGGGGCCAATCTGGCCGATGTCGTCAAGGCATTGAACGCCCTGGGTGCTAACCCGCTCGACCTGCTAGCCATCCTGCAGGCCATGAAGGCTGCAGGCGCCTTACGCGCCGAACTCGAAGTCATCTGA
- the flgJ gene encoding flagellar assembly peptidoglycan hydrolase FlgJ → MKIQDTPNRAAFDVQGSQDIRAQFQKDPKQGLKAAAQQFEAMFLQMVMKSMRDATPQDGLLNSDSSRFYTGMLDQQMAQNMASSRGGIGFARLIEQQLGQHMGTPKGLTDLQGAANAAAKDLPLAVSDGSHLQHRPVLSGLPSSASYGANASTTAPAPAATQEPPASSREFVNRVWPHAVEASRSTGIPPVFLVGHSALESGWGRAEMRKADGSNSFNLFGIKAGKGWTGDTVEAATTEYVDGQPTKVVERFRAYASYEDCFRDYANLLRNSPRYTGVIGSQDGTEFARRMQQAGYATDPMYADKLSRIINGPTLRQALVG, encoded by the coding sequence ATGAAAATTCAGGATACGCCTAACCGCGCCGCCTTTGATGTGCAGGGCTCTCAGGATATCCGCGCCCAGTTTCAGAAGGATCCGAAGCAGGGCCTGAAGGCGGCGGCCCAGCAGTTCGAGGCGATGTTCCTGCAGATGGTAATGAAGAGCATGCGCGATGCGACGCCTCAGGATGGACTGCTCAATAGTGATTCGTCGCGCTTCTATACCGGCATGCTTGATCAGCAGATGGCACAGAACATGGCATCGAGTCGGGGTGGCATTGGCTTTGCCCGCTTGATCGAACAGCAACTCGGCCAGCATATGGGGACCCCCAAGGGGCTGACCGACCTGCAGGGGGCGGCAAATGCTGCCGCCAAGGATTTGCCACTTGCCGTTTCCGATGGCAGCCACCTGCAGCACCGTCCAGTGTTGAGCGGCTTGCCTAGCTCGGCATCCTACGGAGCCAATGCCTCGACGACCGCACCGGCTCCGGCGGCCACTCAGGAACCACCGGCTTCGTCACGTGAATTCGTCAATCGGGTCTGGCCGCATGCCGTCGAAGCTTCACGCTCAACCGGCATCCCGCCTGTCTTTCTGGTTGGGCATTCAGCCCTAGAGAGCGGCTGGGGGCGGGCCGAGATGCGCAAGGCGGATGGCTCCAACAGTTTCAACCTGTTCGGCATCAAGGCTGGCAAGGGCTGGACGGGCGATACCGTCGAGGCAGCGACGACCGAATATGTCGATGGCCAGCCGACCAAGGTGGTCGAGCGTTTTAGGGCCTATGCCTCGTATGAGGACTGCTTTCGCGACTACGCCAATTTGCTGCGCAATAGCCCACGCTACACCGGGGTCATCGGGTCACAGGATGGCACGGAGTTTGCACGTCGTATGCAACAGGCAGGGTATGCCACTGATCCGATGTACGCCGACAAACTCTCGCGCATCATCAATGGCCCGACCCTGCGCCAGGCCCTTGTTGGTTGA
- the flgK gene encoding flagellar hook-associated protein FlgK yields MSTGMLSIGITGIHAAQLGLEATQHNVANANTPGYSRQYIQQSAGIPRLSGSGYFGSGTNVDTVRRAYDKYLTVQTFAAQTAASESETQLAKLSQIDNMLGDQSSGLAPAMQDFFTGMQQVAANPSLVSARQSMLSSAQALAGRFSAMSTRLGDLYDSVNGEISSEIGLINGYAQQLADVNGQITRAEASTDQTPNDMLDMRDQLVAELNKHVRVTTVEDSIGNFNVFIGNGQQLVVGSIVNKLVPISSSTDPERVVVGLQGQSGVVQELSESLVEGGALGGLMKFRSNSLDDVTNTLGQIAASLALTFNAQHALGQDLEGLNQTSTTTGFQANFFQFNQPKVLVGAVGASVVTASFLAPTGDPATGNFKTGLTGSDYVLRATSATTMTLTRVSDGKVFPATGSAGSVAALNALIVGEGFSIGGSAPTVGVDYRIEPTRDAARNFQVNSTIAADVKRIAVGAPSITTLGTSNTGTLKLGQGIVSPGYSLANVPNTFSYSQGSGAFTFTFPASGTVSATYADGTSLNIAAGSINRLNGGSELTRITYNGISIDVAGVPSNGDTFTIAANTNGISDSRNAVKLAALQTQSTMEGGKATYQGSYASLVSGVGSVTRQVKVSGESQNALLKQNLLARSAVSGVNLDEEAANLIRYQQAYQASAKSLDIASKLFDTLLGITN; encoded by the coding sequence ATGAGCACTGGAATGCTTTCTATCGGGATCACCGGGATCCATGCCGCGCAACTGGGGCTTGAGGCTACGCAGCACAACGTTGCCAATGCCAACACGCCTGGCTATAGCCGCCAGTACATTCAGCAGTCGGCGGGTATCCCGCGACTGAGTGGCTCCGGCTACTTTGGTAGCGGCACCAATGTCGATACGGTGCGCCGTGCTTACGATAAATATCTGACAGTTCAGACCTTTGCGGCCCAGACTGCCGCTTCCGAATCGGAAACGCAGCTCGCCAAGTTGAGCCAGATCGACAATATGCTGGGCGATCAGAGTTCCGGTCTGGCGCCGGCCATGCAGGATTTTTTTACCGGCATGCAGCAGGTGGCGGCCAATCCGTCACTCGTCTCGGCACGGCAGAGCATGCTTTCTTCAGCCCAGGCCCTGGCCGGGCGTTTCAGTGCGATGTCGACCCGTCTTGGTGATCTCTACGATAGTGTCAATGGTGAAATTTCGAGTGAAATCGGGCTGATCAATGGTTATGCCCAGCAGCTTGCCGACGTTAATGGACAGATTACGCGGGCCGAAGCATCGACCGACCAGACGCCTAACGATATGCTCGATATGCGTGATCAACTGGTAGCGGAACTGAATAAGCACGTGCGGGTGACCACCGTCGAGGACTCGATCGGGAATTTCAACGTATTTATCGGCAATGGTCAGCAACTGGTGGTTGGCTCGATTGTGAACAAGCTCGTTCCGATCAGTTCCAGCACCGACCCGGAACGGGTGGTGGTTGGCTTGCAGGGGCAGTCAGGTGTGGTTCAGGAGTTGTCGGAATCCCTGGTCGAAGGCGGGGCGCTGGGTGGCCTCATGAAGTTCCGGAGCAACTCGCTGGATGATGTGACCAACACCCTTGGGCAGATCGCTGCTTCGCTGGCTTTGACTTTCAATGCCCAGCACGCATTGGGGCAGGATCTTGAAGGACTCAACCAGACCTCGACCACGACAGGATTCCAGGCAAATTTCTTTCAATTCAATCAGCCCAAGGTGCTTGTCGGGGCGGTTGGCGCCAGTGTGGTGACGGCCAGTTTTCTGGCCCCGACCGGTGATCCGGCTACTGGTAATTTCAAAACCGGTCTGACCGGCAGCGACTATGTGTTGCGTGCGACCTCGGCCACCACCATGACGCTGACGCGTGTTTCCGATGGCAAGGTTTTCCCCGCCACCGGTTCGGCCGGCAGTGTCGCAGCACTGAATGCCCTGATCGTTGGCGAGGGGTTCAGTATCGGGGGAAGCGCCCCGACCGTCGGTGTCGATTACCGGATCGAACCAACCCGCGATGCGGCCCGCAACTTCCAGGTGAATTCGACCATCGCCGCCGACGTCAAGCGGATTGCTGTCGGTGCCCCGAGCATCACAACGCTGGGGACGAGCAATACCGGAACCCTCAAGCTTGGTCAGGGCATTGTCAGCCCCGGTTACTCATTGGCTAACGTCCCGAATACGTTTTCCTATAGCCAGGGCAGCGGCGCCTTTACCTTCACATTTCCTGCCTCCGGTACGGTGAGCGCAACCTATGCCGATGGAACCAGCCTGAACATCGCCGCCGGTTCGATCAATCGCTTGAACGGTGGGTCGGAACTGACGCGCATCACGTATAACGGCATTTCGATTGACGTTGCAGGCGTTCCGTCCAATGGCGATACCTTCACAATTGCCGCCAATACGAATGGGATATCGGATTCCCGCAATGCAGTCAAGCTGGCCGCCTTGCAGACCCAGAGCACGATGGAAGGTGGCAAAGCAACCTATCAGGGAAGTTATGCCAGTCTGGTCAGCGGTGTCGGTTCCGTAACCCGGCAGGTCAAGGTGAGCGGCGAATCCCAGAATGCCCTGCTCAAACAGAATCTACTGGCGCGTTCGGCGGTTTCCGGCGTCAATCTCGACGAAGAAGCGGCTAATCTTATCCGCTATCAGCAGGCCTATCAGGCCTCCGCTAAATCACTCGATATTGCTTCGAAGCTCTTTGACACGCTTCTCGGCATCACCAATTAA
- the flgL gene encoding flagellar hook-associated protein FlgL, which produces MRISTSMMFDTNTQNLQQLQTGLYRLQNQMSTGRRILTPADDPVSAAQAVVISQKKSVNSQFVDNQGNAASQLASLESTLRSTSDLISNVMVRAAEADNANISDTARVALAAEIGQDFEQLLGLANTTDAMGQHVFAGFRAETQPFAVSGTPGNRTINYHGDDGTRQLQVDTGRVMDVSAAGSDVFMHVRQGNGQFSFSAGATNAGTGILGSSSIISGYNDSTYKLTFTAPGVYTLDVTTNGVPAAPVTGQVYTAGSDIVLGPVGQQIKINISGTPAAGDTFTVQPASNQDIFTTLDSMIKALSANVSTSPTTQAAFKNQITQIRQSLDQVYDHLITAQTSVGARRLELENLTTAGADRDLQYQTDLSKLQDLDYTQAISDMANNKMVLEAAQLSFKQVSQMTLFNYL; this is translated from the coding sequence ATGCGGATAAGCACCTCGATGATGTTTGATACCAATACCCAGAACCTGCAGCAATTACAGACGGGGTTGTACCGGCTGCAAAACCAGATGTCCACCGGACGGCGGATTCTGACCCCGGCAGATGATCCGGTTTCTGCCGCCCAAGCGGTGGTGATTAGCCAGAAAAAGTCGGTCAATAGCCAGTTTGTCGATAATCAGGGCAATGCCGCCAGCCAGTTGGCCAGTCTGGAAAGCACGTTGCGCAGCACCAGTGATCTCATCTCCAATGTCATGGTCAGAGCCGCCGAGGCTGACAACGCGAATATCAGCGATACCGCGCGGGTGGCGCTGGCAGCGGAGATTGGTCAGGATTTCGAACAGTTGCTCGGCTTGGCCAACACTACTGATGCGATGGGCCAGCATGTCTTTGCGGGATTCCGGGCGGAAACGCAGCCGTTTGCCGTGTCGGGGACCCCAGGTAACCGAACCATCAACTACCATGGTGATGATGGCACGCGTCAGTTGCAGGTCGATACCGGCCGGGTGATGGATGTATCTGCGGCCGGCAGCGATGTTTTCATGCATGTTCGGCAGGGCAATGGACAGTTTTCATTTTCTGCCGGAGCGACCAATGCCGGGACCGGCATTCTCGGCTCATCGTCCATAATTTCCGGCTATAACGACAGTACCTATAAGCTCACTTTCACGGCCCCCGGCGTCTATACCCTTGATGTGACAACCAATGGCGTGCCTGCTGCACCAGTAACCGGCCAGGTCTATACGGCAGGTTCGGATATCGTGCTCGGACCGGTCGGCCAGCAGATCAAGATTAATATTTCCGGAACCCCGGCTGCCGGCGACACCTTTACTGTTCAACCGGCGAGCAACCAGGATATCTTCACTACCCTGGATAGCATGATCAAGGCGCTCAGTGCCAATGTGTCCACCTCGCCGACAACTCAGGCGGCCTTCAAGAACCAGATAACCCAGATTCGCCAGAGCCTTGACCAGGTTTACGATCACCTGATCACCGCGCAAACGTCGGTTGGTGCCCGTCGCCTGGAACTGGAGAATCTGACCACCGCCGGGGCGGACCGTGATCTGCAATATCAGACTGATCTGAGCAAACTTCAGGATCTCGATTACACCCAGGCGATCTCCGATATGGCCAACAACAAGATGGTCCTTGAGGCAGCCCAATTGTCGTTCAAGCAGGTCAGTCAGATGACCCTGTTCAATTACCTATGA
- the fliR gene encoding flagellar biosynthetic protein FliR, whose translation MLSITTAQLDAWIVAFTFPLTRILAFIATSPLWGSAGIPRRTRLILGLCIAMAIAPALPPMPAVAPGSLAGLWIMGQQMLIGIGMGFAARIVFAAIDLAGEFIGTQMGLGFATFYDPMSASQTPVIGEFIGLISFLLFLSLNGHLMYVATLAQSFYAIPVSATPLGADSWLNLVELGTKMFSVGVLLSLPVVVALMITNLALAVLTRAAPQLNIFALGFPLTMIGGFVALAVSMNYLATPLQGLYEYALSAILGFAVPAAQ comes from the coding sequence ATGCTGAGCATAACGACGGCACAACTTGATGCCTGGATTGTCGCCTTCACCTTTCCGCTGACTCGCATACTGGCTTTCATCGCCACCTCGCCGCTCTGGGGATCGGCCGGGATTCCCCGCCGGACCCGCCTGATTCTTGGGTTGTGTATCGCCATGGCGATTGCTCCTGCCCTGCCCCCCATGCCGGCCGTCGCCCCGGGCTCGCTGGCGGGCCTGTGGATCATGGGTCAGCAAATGCTTATCGGCATCGGCATGGGCTTTGCCGCCCGCATCGTTTTTGCCGCCATCGATCTGGCCGGCGAATTCATCGGCACCCAGATGGGACTCGGTTTCGCCACTTTCTATGACCCGATGAGTGCCTCGCAAACGCCAGTGATCGGCGAGTTTATCGGCCTCATCAGTTTTTTGCTCTTTCTATCGCTGAATGGCCACCTCATGTATGTCGCCACGCTGGCCCAGAGCTTTTATGCCATCCCAGTCAGCGCCACGCCGCTCGGGGCGGACAGCTGGCTCAATCTGGTCGAGCTCGGCACCAAGATGTTTTCGGTCGGTGTCCTGCTCTCGCTCCCCGTAGTCGTCGCGCTAATGATAACCAATCTGGCATTGGCCGTTCTGACGCGGGCGGCTCCACAGCTCAATATCTTTGCCCTGGGTTTCCCGCTGACGATGATTGGTGGCTTTGTCGCGCTGGCGGTCAGCATGAACTATCTAGCGACGCCGCTGCAGGGGCTCTACGAATATGCCCTCAGTGCCATATTGGGATTTGCCGTTCCGGCCGCTCAGTAG
- the fliQ gene encoding flagellar biosynthesis protein FliQ encodes MTPGIVMEIGRQALEVTLMMAAPALLSALVVGLIISIFQAATQLNEATLQFVPKLVVMFLVLILVGPWMLQYMMDYIQRLFESIPQLIG; translated from the coding sequence ATGACCCCCGGCATCGTCATGGAAATCGGCCGGCAGGCCCTTGAGGTCACGCTAATGATGGCCGCCCCTGCCCTGCTTTCCGCCCTCGTCGTCGGCCTCATTATCAGCATCTTTCAGGCAGCCACCCAGCTCAACGAAGCGACCTTGCAGTTTGTCCCGAAACTGGTCGTCATGTTTCTCGTCCTGATCCTCGTCGGCCCCTGGATGCTGCAATACATGATGGACTATATCCAGCGGCTGTTCGAGAGTATTCCGCAGCTGATCGGCTGA
- the fliP gene encoding flagellar type III secretion system pore protein FliP (The bacterial flagellar biogenesis protein FliP forms a type III secretion system (T3SS)-type pore required for flagellar assembly.) — translation MALAQATGGLPSVISTPSGSGGTTYSLTIQTLVLLTALTFLPAAVLMMTSFTRIIIVLSLLRHALGTQTSPPNQILVGLALFLSFFIMSPTLDRVYTEAYLPLSENKINIAQAGERAAVPMRSFMLKQTREADIAMLASVARIDKMEKPDDVPLRVLIPAFVISELKTAFQIGFIIFIPFLIIDMVVASLLMSMGMMMMSPVMVAMPFKLMLFVLVDGWHLVIGSLVKSFNP, via the coding sequence ATGGCGCTGGCTCAGGCTACTGGCGGCCTGCCTTCAGTCATCAGCACACCGAGCGGTAGTGGCGGAACCACCTACAGCCTGACCATCCAGACCCTCGTCCTGCTCACGGCGCTGACCTTCCTGCCAGCCGCCGTCCTGATGATGACCAGCTTCACCCGCATCATCATCGTCCTTTCCCTGCTCCGTCACGCGCTCGGCACCCAGACCTCGCCCCCCAACCAGATACTGGTTGGCCTAGCCCTTTTCCTGTCGTTTTTCATCATGTCGCCAACCCTCGACAGGGTCTATACCGAAGCATATCTGCCGCTCTCGGAAAACAAGATCAACATCGCACAGGCAGGTGAACGGGCTGCCGTGCCGATGCGCAGTTTCATGCTGAAACAGACCCGCGAAGCGGATATCGCCATGCTGGCCAGCGTCGCCCGCATCGACAAAATGGAAAAGCCGGACGACGTGCCTCTGCGCGTCCTGATCCCGGCGTTCGTCATCAGCGAACTGAAAACCGCCTTCCAGATCGGCTTCATCATATTCATTCCCTTCCTCATCATCGACATGGTGGTCGCCAGCCTGCTGATGTCGATGGGCATGATGATGATGTCCCCGGTCATGGTCGCCATGCCGTTCAAGCTAATGCTGTTTGTGCTGGTCGATGGCTGGCATCTGGTGATTGGCTCACTGGTCAAAAGCTTCAACCCATGA
- the fliO gene encoding flagellar biosynthetic protein FliO: protein MLRLFLPLLLPLSAWGSDAANPGIPASTYVQATLALLLILGLLFGTAWAARKLSGGKGFGQGGMKIVGGVALGPRERIVLVEVGDSWLVIGIVPGQIRTLHQLPKGTMADANTVVGNTEAPFAQWLKNIKERQNNA, encoded by the coding sequence TTGCTGCGCCTTTTCCTTCCCCTGCTACTACCGCTCTCCGCGTGGGGCAGCGACGCTGCCAACCCGGGCATTCCAGCGAGCACCTATGTCCAGGCAACGCTGGCCCTGCTCCTTATTCTCGGCCTGCTCTTCGGTACGGCCTGGGCGGCGCGCAAGCTGTCGGGCGGCAAGGGTTTCGGCCAGGGCGGCATGAAAATCGTCGGCGGCGTCGCCCTCGGCCCGCGTGAACGCATTGTCCTCGTCGAAGTCGGTGACAGCTGGCTGGTCATCGGCATTGTTCCCGGCCAGATCCGTACGCTGCATCAACTCCCCAAGGGCACCATGGCCGATGCCAACACAGTGGTCGGCAACACTGAAGCGCCCTTTGCGCAATGGCTGAAGAACATCAAGGAACGGCAGAACAATGCTTAG
- the fliN gene encoding flagellar motor switch protein FliN codes for MADDIENIETPAEDTGQISEDDWAAAMAEQAPSDIAATAQPADIFPSFSAPVGQGGIMNELDMILDIPVQITVELGRTKITIKNLLQLAHGSVVELDAMAGEPMDVLVNGTLIAQGEVVVVNDKFGIRLTDIITPSERMRKLNR; via the coding sequence ATGGCTGACGACATCGAAAACATCGAAACCCCCGCCGAAGACACCGGCCAGATCAGCGAGGACGACTGGGCGGCCGCCATGGCCGAGCAAGCCCCGAGCGACATTGCGGCAACGGCCCAACCCGCCGACATCTTCCCGTCTTTCTCTGCGCCGGTCGGTCAGGGCGGGATCATGAACGAACTCGACATGATCCTCGACATCCCCGTCCAGATCACCGTCGAGCTTGGCCGCACCAAGATCACCATCAAGAACCTGCTGCAACTGGCCCACGGCTCGGTGGTCGAACTCGACGCCATGGCCGGCGAGCCGATGGATGTTCTGGTCAACGGCACGCTCATTGCCCAGGGTGAGGTAGTGGTGGTCAATGACAAATTCGGTATCCGCCTGACCGACATCATCACGCCGTCGGAGCGCATGCGTAAGCTCAACCGCTGA
- the fliM gene encoding flagellar motor switch protein FliM encodes MAGDFLSQDEVDALLKGVTGETDDPEEHEGDGGGIRSYNLGTQERIVRGRMPTLELVNERFARYLRIGLFNYMHRNAEISVGPIRVQKYSEFIRNLVVPTNLNLVIAKPLRGTALFVFDPNLVFLVVDNMFGGDGRFHTRVEGRDFTATEQRIIQGLLGVVFAEYSKSWKPVYDINFEYIRSEMNSQFANIATPSEIVVSTTFTLEFGGATADMHICFPYSMLEPIRDLLYSTMQSDQLSTDKRWIGTLRKQLQGAEVEIVAHLGKGKISLREILNLKEGDVIPLNLTPRIEAQVDNVPLMECTYGQQNGQYALKVERFINGTPEAPPGEPVMGEKNG; translated from the coding sequence ATGGCGGGAGATTTCCTATCCCAGGACGAGGTTGACGCGCTACTCAAGGGCGTCACCGGCGAGACCGACGACCCGGAGGAACACGAGGGGGATGGCGGCGGGATACGTTCGTACAACCTCGGCACCCAGGAGCGAATTGTCCGTGGCCGGATGCCGACGCTGGAACTGGTCAACGAGCGTTTCGCCCGCTATCTGCGGATCGGCCTGTTCAACTACATGCATCGCAATGCCGAGATTTCAGTCGGCCCGATTCGTGTCCAGAAATACAGCGAGTTCATCCGCAACCTGGTCGTCCCGACCAACCTGAACCTGGTCATTGCCAAGCCCCTGCGCGGCACCGCGCTGTTCGTCTTTGACCCCAACCTGGTCTTTCTCGTCGTCGACAACATGTTCGGCGGCGACGGCCGCTTCCACACCCGGGTCGAAGGGCGCGATTTCACGGCCACCGAACAACGCATCATCCAGGGCCTGCTTGGCGTCGTGTTTGCCGAATACAGCAAATCCTGGAAGCCCGTCTACGACATCAACTTCGAATACATTCGCTCAGAAATGAATTCGCAGTTCGCCAATATCGCGACCCCATCCGAAATCGTCGTATCGACGACCTTCACCCTTGAATTCGGCGGCGCCACCGCAGACATGCACATCTGCTTCCCGTACTCGATGCTCGAACCGATTCGCGATCTGCTCTACAGCACCATGCAAAGCGATCAGTTGTCTACCGACAAGCGGTGGATCGGCACGCTGCGCAAGCAGTTGCAGGGGGCCGAAGTGGAAATCGTGGCGCATCTGGGTAAGGGCAAAATATCGCTGCGCGAAATTCTCAATCTCAAGGAGGGCGATGTCATCCCCCTCAATCTGACGCCTCGCATCGAAGCGCAGGTGGATAACGTCCCCTTGATGGAATGTACCTACGGTCAGCAAAATGGCCAATATGCACTTAAAGTCGAGCGCTTCATCAATGGAACGCCCGAAGCACCGCCCGGGGAACCGGTGATGGGAGAGAAAAATGGCTGA
- the fliL gene encoding flagellar basal body-associated protein FliL, with protein sequence MSKDAAKPAEEGAEAPPKKSKKKLIIILAVVLLLVLGGGGAAFMLLKKGDHAEDEESAEETAKPAKKKDKKKEVHPVFLNLETFTVNLVPETGDQYLQVMLTLEIEDALAEPEVKAKMPRIRNDLTLLLSSKKASELLPKEGKEKLAEELKDEINAIIEPPVKSKKGKAAAAPEGPVKAVLFTSFIVQ encoded by the coding sequence ATGTCGAAGGATGCTGCCAAGCCAGCCGAAGAAGGGGCAGAAGCCCCCCCGAAAAAAAGCAAAAAGAAACTGATCATTATCCTCGCCGTCGTTCTCCTGCTCGTGCTGGGCGGTGGCGGCGCAGCCTTCATGCTGCTCAAGAAGGGCGATCACGCCGAAGACGAGGAATCGGCAGAGGAAACTGCCAAGCCGGCCAAAAAGAAGGACAAGAAGAAGGAAGTGCATCCGGTCTTTCTCAATCTGGAAACCTTCACCGTCAATCTCGTCCCCGAAACCGGCGACCAGTATCTCCAGGTCATGCTCACACTCGAAATCGAAGATGCGCTTGCAGAGCCGGAAGTCAAGGCCAAGATGCCCAGAATTCGCAATGATCTGACGCTGTTGCTGTCATCGAAAAAGGCGTCCGAACTATTGCCCAAGGAAGGCAAGGAAAAGCTGGCCGAAGAGCTCAAGGATGAAATCAACGCCATCATCGAGCCCCCGGTCAAGAGCAAGAAAGGAAAAGCCGCTGCCGCGCCTGAAGGCCCGGTCAAGGCGGTCCTGTTCACCTCATTCATTGTTCAATAA